The following are from one region of the Amedibacterium intestinale genome:
- a CDS encoding antirestriction protein ArdA, which translates to MQETRVLVETKGTTGEETISYWFDLPIDVAEFEEKLGIGAESQDYCIIEKVLPYADEVHEHTSVYQLNELDFMYRQLSSDMQEEYTALLTVYENLEALYICRNVITVYPDCKSMIDVARQKLMNDPTFKHLSEDCQEYYFDFEAYASHLQEHGKFLVTEHGIFELPE; encoded by the coding sequence ATGCAGGAAACAAGGGTGCTGGTGGAAACGAAAGGAACAACTGGCGAAGAAACAATATCATACTGGTTCGACCTGCCGATAGATGTTGCCGAATTTGAAGAAAAGTTAGGTATCGGTGCAGAAAGTCAAGATTATTGTATTATCGAAAAGGTGTTGCCTTATGCTGATGAAGTTCACGAACATACAAGCGTGTACCAGCTCAACGAATTAGATTTTATGTACCGCCAGCTTTCAAGTGATATGCAAGAAGAATATACAGCACTTCTTACCGTGTATGAAAATTTAGAAGCACTTTATATTTGCAGAAATGTGATTACGGTTTATCCCGACTGCAAAAGCATGATAGATGTTGCAAGGCAAAAGCTGATGAATGACCCGACGTTCAAACATTTATCCGAGGACTGTCAAGAATATTACTTTGACTTTGAAGCCTACGCTTCTCACTTGCAGGAACACGGGAAATTTTTAGTAACAGAACACGGTATCTTTGAACTGCCAGAGTAG
- the mobT gene encoding MobT family relaxase yields the protein MVLNEEQWIKELREKRIAYGISQGRLAVASGITREYLNKIESGKMKPSKELLETLHKELARFNPEAPLTMLFDYVKIRFPTLDIQHIIKDILKLNINYMLHEDYGHYSYTEHYSLGDIFIYTSADEEKGVLLELKGRGCRQFESYLLAQQRSWYDFLMDALVDGGVMKRIDLAINDHTGILDISELAEKCRKREYIGKSRSYKFYQSGELIKHREDDREYMGRTLYLGSLKSDVYFCIYEKDYEQYVKLGTPLEEADIINRFEIRLRNERAYYAVRDLLTYYDAEQTAFSIINQYVRFVDEEPDKRKNEWKLNDRWAWFIGDNRQSLKLTTKPEPYTLDRTLRWVQRQVAPTLKMLKKIDKGNGTDYMETIEQQAKLTEKHKMIIKQQTTPAKDLVES from the coding sequence ATGGTTCTGAATGAAGAACAATGGATAAAAGAATTACGGGAGAAACGGATTGCTTACGGTATCTCACAAGGCAGGCTGGCGGTGGCTTCTGGTATCACAAGAGAATATCTCAATAAGATAGAAAGCGGAAAAATGAAGCCGTCAAAGGAGCTTTTGGAAACTCTGCATAAAGAACTGGCAAGGTTCAATCCAGAAGCACCGCTTACCATGCTGTTTGATTATGTGAAAATTCGTTTTCCCACGCTGGATATACAGCATATCATCAAAGACATATTAAAACTGAATATCAACTATATGCTCCATGAAGATTATGGACATTACAGTTATACGGAGCATTACTCTTTAGGGGACATCTTTATCTATACGTCGGCTGACGAAGAAAAAGGTGTCCTTTTAGAGTTAAAGGGGCGTGGTTGCAGGCAGTTTGAAAGTTACCTGCTGGCACAGCAAAGAAGCTGGTATGACTTTCTCATGGACGCACTCGTAGACGGTGGCGTGATGAAGCGTATCGACCTTGCTATCAACGACCATACGGGCATTTTGGATATTTCAGAGCTTGCGGAAAAATGCAGAAAACGGGAATATATCGGAAAGTCCAGAAGTTATAAGTTTTACCAGTCGGGCGAGCTTATCAAGCATAGAGAGGACGACAGAGAATATATGGGACGCACCCTTTATCTTGGTTCGCTGAAATCAGATGTGTATTTTTGTATCTATGAAAAGGACTATGAGCAGTACGTCAAGTTAGGGACACCGCTTGAAGAAGCCGACATTATCAACCGTTTTGAGATACGGCTTAGAAATGAACGTGCCTATTATGCAGTACGAGATTTGCTGACCTATTATGACGCAGAGCAGACCGCCTTTTCTATCATCAACCAGTATGTACGGTTTGTTGATGAAGAACCCGACAAGCGAAAAAATGAATGGAAACTCAATGACCGCTGGGCTTGGTTTATTGGCGATAACAGACAGAGCTTGAAGCTGACGACAAAGCCAGAGCCTTACACCTTAGACCGCACATTGCGTTGGGTACAAAGGCAGGTAGCACCAACCTTGAAAATGCTGAAAAAGATTGATAAAGGAAACGGTACAGACTACATGGAAACAATCGAACAGCAGGCAAAGCTCACAGAAAAGCATAAAATGATAATCAAACAGCAGACGACCCCTGCAAAAGATTTGGTGGAAAGTTAG
- a CDS encoding FtsK/SpoIIIE domain-containing protein, with the protein MQKIWNKGHRIRASDKHLVYHFSIGTLLFVFVAVLLLLNIKQLMRTDWEHFSLLENGLTLSPYNFITILIATGVCALVAFLYYRFCYDSFKKLLHRQKLARMILENKWYEADTVQDSGFFTDLQSRSREKIVWFPKIYYQMEKGLLHIRCEITLGKYQDQLLRLEDKLESGLYCELTDKTLHDGYIEYTLLYDMIANRITIDEVRAEKGCLRLMKNLVWEYDALPHALIAGGTGGGKTYFLLTLIEALLHTNAVLYILDPKNADLADLGTVMENVYHTKEEMIDCVNAFYEGMVQRSEEMKQHPNYKTGENYAYLGLPPCFLIFDEYVAFFEILGTKESVGLLSQLKKIVMLGRQAGYFLIVACQRPDAKYFSDGIRDNFNFRVGLGRISELGYGMLFGSDVKKQFFQKRIKGRGYCDVGTSVISEFYTPLVPKGHDFLQTIGSLAQARQDGTATCEAKGDGTD; encoded by the coding sequence ATGCAAAAGATTTGGAACAAAGGACACCGTATCAGAGCCAGCGACAAGCACCTTGTCTATCACTTTTCCATAGGGACGCTTCTGTTTGTATTCGTGGCGGTTCTTTTGCTACTGAATATCAAACAGCTCATGCGTACCGATTGGGAGCATTTCAGCTTGTTAGAGAACGGCTTGACGCTTTCTCCTTATAACTTCATAACCATACTGATAGCGACTGGTGTTTGTGCATTGGTCGCTTTTCTATATTACCGCTTCTGTTACGACAGTTTCAAGAAGCTCCTGCACCGTCAAAAGCTGGCAAGAATGATACTGGAAAACAAGTGGTATGAAGCCGATACCGTACAAGACAGCGGTTTTTTTACTGACCTGCAAAGCAGATCAAGGGAAAAAATCGTCTGGTTTCCAAAGATTTATTATCAAATGGAAAAGGGACTGCTTCATATCCGCTGTGAAATTACACTGGGGAAATATCAAGACCAGCTTTTACGGTTAGAGGATAAATTGGAAAGTGGCTTATATTGCGAGCTGACCGACAAGACCCTGCATGACGGCTATATCGAATATACCCTGCTTTATGATATGATAGCGAACCGCATTACCATTGATGAAGTACGGGCAGAAAAAGGCTGTCTTAGACTGATGAAAAATCTTGTCTGGGAATATGACGCACTCCCTCACGCCTTGATTGCTGGTGGTACGGGTGGTGGTAAGACCTATTTTCTGCTGACACTCATTGAAGCCTTACTGCATACCAACGCTGTCCTTTATATCTTAGACCCGAAGAACGCTGACCTTGCAGACTTAGGGACAGTTATGGAAAATGTGTATCACACCAAAGAAGAAATGATTGATTGCGTCAATGCCTTTTATGAGGGCATGGTACAGCGAAGTGAGGAAATGAAGCAACACCCGAACTATAAGACGGGCGAAAACTATGCCTATCTGGGACTGCCACCCTGCTTTCTTATCTTTGATGAATATGTGGCATTTTTTGAAATACTGGGGACGAAAGAAAGCGTGGGCTTACTTAGCCAGTTAAAGAAAATCGTCATGTTAGGACGACAAGCAGGTTATTTCCTTATCGTTGCCTGCCAGCGTCCAGACGCAAAGTATTTCTCGGACGGTATCAGAGATAACTTCAATTTCCGTGTGGGACTTGGGCGTATCAGCGAATTAGGTTACGGTATGCTTTTTGGTTCAGATGTGAAAAAGCAGTTTTTCCAGAAACGTATCAAGGGGCGTGGCTATTGTGATGTGGGAACAAGCGTGATAAGCGAATTTTACACGCCTTTAGTCCCGAAAGGACATGATTTTTTGCAGACTATCGGCTCTCTTGCTCAAGCAAGGCAGGACGGGACGGCGACGTGCGAAGCGAAAGGCGACGGCACGGACTAG
- a CDS encoding alpha/beta fold hydrolase yields the protein MKYIMLHGLGQSSESWSDTVKVFNDDFEVLCPNLSDWLFGKIPCYDTLYRTLETYCEQFEEPLNICGLSLGGILAMQYAIEHPEKMNSLVLIGTQYEMPKYLLKMQNLIFRIMPCSAFEKMGFQKTDFINLCKSMTELNFKHELKKISCSVLVVCGDKDKINKKASLELQQQIENAEIAIIENAGHEVNTDNPTLLGQKLNAFFKQYV from the coding sequence ATGAAATATATAATGCTTCACGGTTTGGGACAATCTTCTGAAAGTTGGAGTGATACCGTAAAAGTATTCAATGATGATTTTGAAGTTTTATGCCCTAATTTATCAGATTGGCTTTTTGGAAAAATACCATGTTATGATACATTGTATCGGACATTGGAAACATACTGTGAACAGTTTGAAGAACCGCTAAATATTTGTGGACTTTCTTTAGGTGGTATTCTTGCTATGCAGTATGCGATAGAACACCCAGAAAAAATGAACTCATTAGTGTTAATAGGCACACAATATGAAATGCCAAAGTATCTGTTAAAAATGCAAAATCTGATATTCCGTATTATGCCTTGTTCAGCATTTGAAAAAATGGGTTTTCAGAAAACAGATTTTATCAATCTATGCAAATCTATGACAGAACTTAATTTTAAACATGAACTGAAAAAAATATCATGTTCGGTACTTGTTGTCTGTGGCGATAAGGATAAGATAAATAAAAAAGCTTCTTTAGAATTGCAACAACAGATAGAAAACGCAGAAATAGCTATTATTGAAAATGCAGGACATGAAGTAAATACAGATAACCCAACACTACTAGGGCAAAAGTTAAATGCATTTTTCAAACAATATGTCTGA
- a CDS encoding YdcP family protein translates to MRLSNGFIIDKEKTFGELKFTAMRDVFLQNEDGTPSTQLKKRIYDLKCSLHGGIIPVSVPPEVPLREFPYNAVVELVNPVADTVSRKTYTGADVDWYVKAEDIVLKNKGNQNVGNPQNNNTQGQPKK, encoded by the coding sequence ATGAGATTATCAAACGGGTTTATTATTGACAAAGAGAAAACATTTGGAGAATTAAAATTTACAGCGATGCGTGATGTATTCTTACAGAATGAGGACGGGACACCGAGTACCCAGCTTAAAAAGCGTATCTATGATTTGAAGTGCAGTCTGCATGGTGGAATTATCCCCGTGTCCGTACCGCCAGAAGTACCGTTAAGAGAATTTCCGTACAATGCAGTCGTGGAACTTGTCAATCCCGTAGCCGATACGGTATCAAGAAAGACCTATACGGGTGCAGATGTGGACTGGTATGTAAAAGCAGAGGATATTGTGTTGAAGAACAAAGGCAATCAGAACGTAGGCAATCCACAGAATAATAACACACAGGGACAGCCGAAAAAATAA
- a CDS encoding YdcP family protein has product MEMKYVVPDMAQSFGTLEFAGESEPIFERDKNNRRVIARRSYNLYSDVQKGENVVVEIPVQAGEKHFKYEQKVKLVNPKLYGRGYAIGDMGHTDYVLVADDIVAVEEK; this is encoded by the coding sequence ATGGAAATGAAATATGTCGTGCCAGATATGGCACAGTCTTTTGGAACTCTTGAATTTGCAGGCGAAAGCGAGCCTATCTTTGAAAGGGATAAAAACAACCGCAGGGTCATAGCCAGACGAAGCTATAACCTTTATTCTGACGTACAGAAAGGCGAAAATGTTGTGGTGGAAATTCCCGTGCAGGCTGGCGAAAAGCATTTCAAGTATGAACAGAAAGTAAAACTTGTCAATCCGAAGTTATACGGCAGAGGTTACGCAATCGGGGATATGGGACATACCGATTATGTGTTAGTTGCTGATGATATTGTAGCAGTTGAAGAAAAGTAA
- a CDS encoding SrtB-anchored collagen-binding adhesin: MKKTWKRLCTGFLALATVVTALPTTPVHAESKQYWTESAERVGIIEKVMNDGSIGSTFNEGYMKVEGETAYCIDINTDFKNGYKTRADASSRMSADQISDVALSLEYVKQYGEAHKELNYKQIYLLEQCVVWQRLSVHLGWQCDNVRASYDEIPKATQDEVFSGARAFVKENRGRYECGGYIYSGEGQELGQFWAKLNVGNAKLQKTSSNTSITNGNGNYSISGATYGVFADKDCTKQLATLMTDENGNTDIVEVKAGTVYIKELSAPAGYKVDKTIYPLTIKAGETVTLKVSDTPKVTDTLIELFKIDMETQKDNPQGNASLAGAEFTWKYYAGFYNKGNLPAEATRTWVTKTIAETDSKGTTHYITKLADAYKVSGDSFYMQDGKAVLPLGTLTVEETKAPNGYLLEGAYMQAGDKSEQIKGLYVTQITEDGDLAVLSGGNQFSVSDKVIRGGVKIQKRDLETGDTKPQGSATLKDTAFDIISLNDNAVLVEGKLYKKNEVVKTIRTDIEGIASTSSDLLPYGKFRIVENEAPNGYLTDGAKPIDFTITENGKIVDLTDEAHSIYNQIKRGDIEGVKIGAGTHKHLADVPFRITSKTTGENHVVVTDDNGQFSTSAEWASHKHNTNAGKTSEDGVWFGTSEPDDSKGALPYDTYIIEELRSDSNKGFELIPPFEIVVSRNNLVIDLGTLTDEYEKEISIHTTATSKDGEKTILAGKEITIVDTVKLDGLTKGTKYQLKGWQILKEENAELIIDGKRVENDYTFVADDEEMKVEISYTFNASALGGKNLVTFEELYDLSNPDEPVKVAEHKDIEDDGQTVLITERIIKIHTTATDKNSNKELEAGKDVTIIDTVTLEGLEIGTQYKLVGWQMLKEENAELLINEKRVESDYTFTADSETMKVEVAFTFDATSLEGKQLVTFEELYDLSNPDQPKKVTEHKDIEDKGQTITFKEKPEEPEKPETPPTPEKPNRPSDSPKTGDSTNVMAFIVMLLASAGGLAGTYLYKRRKMKKS, translated from the coding sequence ATGAAAAAGACATGGAAACGATTGTGTACGGGCTTCTTAGCTCTTGCAACTGTCGTTACTGCTTTACCGACTACACCCGTCCATGCAGAAAGCAAGCAATACTGGACGGAAAGTGCAGAGCGTGTCGGTATCATTGAAAAAGTAATGAATGACGGTTCTATCGGTTCGACATTCAATGAGGGCTATATGAAAGTCGAGGGAGAAACGGCATATTGTATTGATATTAACACAGATTTTAAGAATGGCTACAAGACCAGAGCTGACGCAAGCTCACGCATGAGTGCCGACCAGATTTCAGATGTGGCGTTATCCTTAGAGTATGTCAAACAGTATGGCGAAGCTCACAAGGAACTAAACTACAAGCAAATCTATCTGTTGGAACAATGTGTAGTCTGGCAGAGATTGAGCGTACATCTTGGCTGGCAATGTGATAACGTGCGAGCTTCTTATGATGAAATTCCAAAGGCTACGCAGGACGAAGTTTTCTCTGGTGCAAGAGCCTTTGTCAAAGAGAATAGAGGACGCTATGAATGTGGCGGTTATATCTACTCTGGCGAGGGGCAGGAATTGGGACAATTCTGGGCGAAGCTGAATGTTGGAAATGCAAAACTACAAAAGACTTCCAGTAATACCAGCATTACAAACGGTAACGGGAATTACTCTATTTCTGGTGCAACCTATGGTGTCTTTGCTGATAAGGACTGCACGAAACAGCTTGCCACCCTTATGACTGATGAAAACGGAAATACAGATATTGTAGAGGTAAAGGCTGGCACAGTCTATATCAAGGAATTATCCGCACCAGCAGGATATAAAGTGGATAAAACAATCTATCCATTAACAATCAAAGCTGGCGAAACAGTGACCTTGAAAGTATCAGATACACCAAAAGTAACAGACACTTTGATTGAGCTTTTCAAGATTGATATGGAAACACAGAAAGACAATCCGCAAGGGAACGCTTCTTTAGCAGGTGCGGAATTTACATGGAAGTATTATGCTGGCTTCTACAATAAAGGCAATCTCCCTGCCGAAGCTACTCGTACATGGGTTACAAAGACAATCGCTGAAACAGACAGCAAGGGGACAACTCATTACATCACAAAATTAGCGGACGCATACAAGGTATCTGGCGACAGCTTCTATATGCAGGACGGCAAAGCGGTTCTTCCACTTGGGACACTAACCGTTGAAGAAACAAAAGCTCCAAACGGCTACTTGTTAGAGGGTGCATATATGCAGGCTGGCGATAAGTCCGAACAGATAAAGGGCTTATATGTAACACAGATTACCGAGGACGGCGACCTTGCCGTACTATCTGGAGGTAACCAGTTTTCCGTATCAGACAAGGTTATTCGTGGCGGTGTCAAAATTCAGAAACGAGATTTAGAAACGGGCGATACGAAGCCACAAGGAAGTGCCACTTTAAAAGATACTGCCTTTGACATTATTTCCTTAAATGATAATGCGGTATTGGTTGAGGGCAAGCTATATAAGAAAAATGAAGTCGTAAAAACTATTCGTACAGATATTGAGGGTATCGCTTCTACTTCTTCTGACCTCTTACCTTATGGAAAATTCCGTATCGTTGAAAATGAAGCTCCAAACGGATATTTGACAGACGGTGCAAAACCGATTGATTTTACAATCACAGAAAATGGAAAAATCGTGGACTTAACCGATGAAGCCCATTCTATCTATAATCAGATTAAGCGTGGAGATATTGAGGGTGTAAAAATCGGTGCAGGTACACACAAGCATCTTGCTGATGTTCCGTTTCGGATCACAAGCAAGACGACGGGCGAAAATCATGTAGTGGTAACTGATGATAACGGGCAATTCTCCACTTCTGCTGAATGGGCTTCACATAAGCACAATACCAACGCAGGCAAGACCAGCGAGGACGGTGTGTGGTTTGGAACTTCTGAACCAGACGACAGCAAGGGTGCATTACCTTATGATACCTACATCATTGAAGAATTACGCTCTGATAGTAACAAAGGCTTTGAACTTATCCCACCTTTTGAAATCGTGGTATCAAGAAATAACCTTGTGATTGATTTGGGAACGCTGACTGATGAATACGAAAAAGAAATTTCTATCCATACCACAGCGACCAGCAAAGACGGCGAAAAGACTATCCTTGCAGGAAAAGAGATTACGATTGTTGATACTGTAAAATTGGACGGACTTACAAAAGGCACAAAATATCAGTTGAAAGGCTGGCAGATATTAAAGGAAGAAAACGCCGAGCTTATCATTGACGGGAAACGTGTGGAAAACGATTATACCTTTGTCGCTGATGATGAAGAAATGAAAGTGGAAATTTCCTATACATTCAATGCGTCTGCTTTAGGTGGCAAAAACCTTGTTACCTTTGAAGAATTGTATGATTTAAGCAATCCAGACGAACCCGTAAAAGTTGCGGAACACAAGGACATTGAGGATGACGGGCAGACGGTACTTATCACAGAGCGTATCATCAAAATTCATACGACTGCTACCGATAAGAACAGCAACAAAGAGCTTGAAGCAGGAAAAGACGTTACAATCATTGATACTGTAACCTTAGAGGGCTTAGAAATCGGTACACAGTACAAACTTGTGGGCTGGCAGATGTTGAAAGAAGAAAATGCAGAACTTCTTATCAATGAAAAACGTGTGGAAAGTGATTATACGTTTACTGCTGACAGCGAAACTATGAAAGTGGAAGTTGCCTTTACCTTTGACGCTACTTCTCTTGAGGGAAAACAGCTTGTAACTTTTGAAGAATTGTACGATTTGAGCAATCCAGACCAACCGAAGAAAGTTACCGAGCATAAGGATATTGAGGATAAGGGACAGACAATTACCTTTAAGGAAAAGCCAGAAGAACCAGAGAAGCCAGAAACACCACCGACACCAGAAAAGCCTAACAGACCTAGCGACAGTCCCAAAACGGGCGACAGTACAAATGTAATGGCATTTATTGTGATGTTGCTTGCGTCTGCTGGTGGACTGGCTGGAACATATCTTTACAAACGCCGTAAAATGAAGAAATCATAA
- a CDS encoding DUF3789 domain-containing protein, producing the protein MVSMGMGIGVVLMCILNVGKEADYEMKQLEESEDN; encoded by the coding sequence CTGGTATCTATGGGAATGGGTATCGGCGTAGTCTTGATGTGTATTTTGAATGTCGGCAAAGAAGCTGACTATGAAATGAAACAATTAGAAGAAAGTGAGGACAATTAA
- the pgeF gene encoding peptidoglycan editing factor PgeF has product MKLKPWMNNSYILSGTTLRDPHEKENGNMALHVPGNKDNILENRKAFGKEIGKDLSDCVFACQTHSDHFYKVENKDKGKGSLHYEDGIADCDALYTTEKGIVLGVFHADCVPVLLYDPITSLVAAIHSGWQGTVKEITSKVVSHIIQTEGVDPANLQAYIGCAIEKNSLEIGMDVIEKVQAMSFDTSSYLIRKNEDKAYMDNKGLNMQMLLNAGVLAENIHIDRNDTFQENDAFFSYRRDHNCGRHMTYIMLK; this is encoded by the coding sequence ATGAAATTAAAACCATGGATGAATAATTCATATATTTTATCTGGCACAACATTGCGTGATCCCCATGAAAAAGAAAACGGCAACATGGCACTTCACGTTCCAGGAAATAAAGACAATATTTTAGAAAATCGAAAAGCATTTGGAAAAGAAATAGGAAAAGATTTAAGCGATTGTGTTTTTGCCTGTCAGACACACAGCGATCATTTTTATAAAGTGGAAAACAAAGATAAAGGAAAAGGTAGCTTACATTATGAAGATGGTATTGCGGATTGTGATGCTTTGTACACAACAGAAAAAGGCATTGTCTTAGGTGTTTTTCATGCAGACTGTGTTCCTGTGCTTTTATATGATCCTATAACTTCTTTAGTTGCGGCAATTCACAGTGGATGGCAGGGAACAGTGAAAGAAATCACATCAAAAGTAGTATCTCATATCATACAGACAGAAGGCGTTGATCCAGCAAATCTACAAGCCTACATCGGTTGTGCCATTGAAAAAAACAGTTTAGAAATTGGAATGGATGTAATTGAAAAAGTACAGGCGATGAGCTTTGATACCTCTTCTTATCTTATAAGAAAAAATGAAGATAAAGCATATATGGATAATAAAGGATTAAATATGCAAATGCTTTTAAATGCTGGTGTTTTAGCGGAAAACATTCATATAGATCGAAACGATACCTTCCAGGAAAATGATGCTTTCTTCTCTTATCGAAGAGATCATAACTGTGGAAGACATAT
- a CDS encoding antirestriction protein ArdA: MIDDMAVYIANLGKYNEGYLVGAWFTFPIDEEDVKEKIGLNEQYEEYAIHDTDNFPIAIGEYVSIEELNDMYEMIEELPDYIVECLDEFISHYGTLEEVVEHKDDIYYYPDCETMTDVAYYYVDELQALGDIPPSLQNYIDYEAYGRDLDMGGCFIETSRGMCEIPY, translated from the coding sequence ATGATTGATGATATGGCGGTTTATATTGCTAATCTTGGCAAATACAATGAGGGATATTTAGTCGGTGCTTGGTTCACGTTTCCTATTGACGAGGAAGATGTGAAAGAAAAAATCGGCTTGAATGAACAGTATGAGGAATACGCTATCCATGATACCGACAACTTCCCTATTGCGATTGGCGAGTATGTTTCCATTGAGGAACTCAATGATATGTATGAAATGATAGAGGAACTTCCCGATTATATCGTAGAGTGTCTGGACGAATTTATCAGCCACTACGGGACGCTGGAAGAAGTCGTGGAACACAAGGACGATATTTATTATTATCCCGACTGTGAAACCATGACAGACGTTGCCTACTACTATGTAGACGAATTGCAGGCACTAGGGGATATTCCACCCAGCTTACAGAACTACATTGACTATGAAGCCTACGGGCGAGATTTGGATATGGGCGGTTGCTTTATCGAAACAAGCCGAGGTATGTGCGAGATACCATACTAA
- a CDS encoding DUF523 domain-containing protein, with the protein MKVLVSSCIMGKNCKYNGGNNLNPKVVEFLKDKEVIEICPELLANMPTPRPSAEIVNGIVMDINGNIVDEEYRHAVQLALNEIRSMEIDLVILQSRSPTCAVKNIYDGSFTGKLIKGQGLFAQALIEAGYKVLDSEDF; encoded by the coding sequence ATGAAAGTATTAGTTAGTTCATGTATCATGGGAAAAAACTGCAAATATAACGGTGGGAATAATCTCAATCCGAAAGTTGTAGAGTTTCTAAAAGACAAAGAAGTTATCGAAATTTGTCCAGAATTATTAGCGAATATGCCTACACCACGTCCTAGTGCGGAAATAGTAAATGGTATTGTCATGGATATAAATGGAAATATTGTTGATGAGGAATATCGTCATGCGGTACAGTTGGCTTTAAATGAAATAAGAAGTATGGAAATAGATTTAGTTATTCTGCAATCAAGAAGCCCAACTTGTGCAGTCAAGAATATTTATGATGGTAGTTTTACGGGGAAATTGATAAAAGGTCAAGGTCTATTTGCACAAGCGTTAATTGAGGCTGGATATAAAGTGTTGGACTCAGAAGATTTTTAA
- a CDS encoding conjugal transfer protein — MKKIKSYTGIWNVEKVLYAINDFNLPFPVTFTQITWFVITEFIIILFGDIPPLSMIEGAFLKYFGIPVALTWFMSQKTFDGKKPYSFLKSQITYALRPKITYAGKAVKLHKQTLNETITAVRSVNYVPDKIY; from the coding sequence TTGAAAAAGATTAAATCTTATACGGGTATCTGGAACGTGGAAAAAGTCTTGTATGCAATCAATGACTTTAACTTACCCTTTCCCGTTACCTTTACACAGATTACATGGTTTGTGATTACGGAATTTATCATCATTCTGTTTGGGGATATTCCCCCACTTTCCATGATTGAGGGAGCATTTCTCAAATATTTTGGTATTCCCGTTGCTCTCACTTGGTTTATGTCGCAGAAAACTTTTGACGGAAAGAAGCCGTACAGCTTTTTGAAATCACAGATAACCTATGCCCTGCGACCTAAAATCACTTATGCAGGAAAAGCCGTAAAACTGCATAAGCAGACCTTGAATGAAACAATCACGGCAGTAAGGAGTGTGAACTATGTTCCCGATAAAATATATTGA